One segment of Falco rusticolus isolate bFalRus1 chromosome 3, bFalRus1.pri, whole genome shotgun sequence DNA contains the following:
- the LOC119144383 gene encoding rap1 GTPase-activating protein 1 isoform X1: MAQQRHTIPPPLKTEEDYIPYPSVHEVLGREGPFPLILLPQFGGYWIEGTNHQLSGAPEGPPTPAPGSRARLEGNHTAKIYRKHFLGKEHFNYYSLDPTLGHLVFSLKYDEQEHLHLLLRTRTRTLHDVVPISCLAEFPNVVQMAKLVCEDINVDRFYPVLYPKASRLILAFDEHVLSNHFKFGVIYQKLGQTSEEELFGTTEESPAFAEFLDVLGQRVQLRDFKGFRGGLDVTHGQTGSESVYCHFRDKEIMFHVSTKLPYTEGDAQQLQRKRHIGNDIVAIVFQDENTPFVPDMIASNFLHAFVVVQLEQGGPQGTLYKVSVTARDDVPFFGPPLPDPAVFRKGPEFQEFLLTKLINAEYACYKAEKFAKLEERTRAALLETLHEELQARSQAMLGLGPDDDRPDNGAAAPGFFESFKRALRGRSPSLEAVGLGPRRAPPPPSPNAANAAANAAAGPPDGAAGPASSLLVPGSRRGRRGSAIGLGSVEEALLVPGKSPSRRRPGPLGSRRSSAIGIESIQEAPAGRDGPAAAPEGACSAHSSPESRRHPGSRAEKPEPPDFSRSSSSASSFGSASEEPSEPGRESRSPLGTHCDAFTDTPWPDDPPGTPPR, encoded by the exons ATGGCCCAGCAGCGCCACACCATCCCCCCACCACTCAAG ACGGAGGAGGACTACATCCCCTACCCCAGCGTGCATGAG GTGCTGGGCCGAGAGGGGCCGTTTCCCCTCATCCTCCTGCCGCAGTTTGGGGGTTACTGGATCGAGGGCACCAACCACCAGCTAAGCGGGGCACCCGAGGGCCCCCCTACCCCAGCACCCGGCAGCCGGGCAAGGCTTGAGGGCAACCACACGGCCAAGATCTACCGCAAGCACTTTTTGGGCAAG GAGCACTTCAACTACTACTCCCTGGACCCCACTCTGGGCCACCTCGTCTTCTCCCTCAAGTATGATGAGCAGGAGCACCTCCACCTGCTGCTGCG TACCCGCACCCGCACCCTGCATGACGTGGTGCCCATTTCCTGCCTGGCCGAGTTCCCCAACGTGGTGCAGATGGCCAAG ctggtgTGCGAGGATATCAATGTGGATCGGTTCTACCCTGTGCTCTATCCCAAG GCATCCCGCCTCATCCTCGCCTTTGATGAGCACGTGCTCAGCAACCACTTCAAATTTGGGGTCATCTACCAAAAGCTGGGGCAG ACCTCCGAGGAGGAGCTTTTTGGCACCACGGAGGAGAGCCCGGCGTTCGCCGAATTCCTCGACGTCCTGGGTCAACGGGTGCAGCTGCGGGACTTCAAGGG GTTTCGGGGAGGGCTGGATGTGACCCACGGGCAGACGGGCAGCGAGTCGGTGTACTGCCACTTCCGTGACAAGGAGATCATGTTCCACGTCTCCACCAAGCTGCCCTACACCGAGGGGGATGCCCAGCAG ctgcagcgGAAGCGTCATATCGGCAATGACATCGTGGCCATCGTCTTCCAGGACGAGAACACCCCCTTCGTCCCTGACATGATCGCCTCCAACTTCCTCCACGCCTTTGTGgtggtgcagctggagcagggtggCCCCCAGGGCACCCTCTACAAG gtCTCTGTCACCGCCCGTGACGATGTGCCCTTCTTCGGCCCGCCGCTGCCTGACCCTGCTGTCTTCAGGAAG GGCCCAGAGTTCCAGGAGTTCCTGCTGACAAAGCTCATCAACGCCGAGTACGCCTGCTACAAGGCCGAGAAGTTCGCCAAGCTGGAG GAGCGGACGCGGGCGGCGCTGCTGGAGACGCTGCACGAGGAGCTGCAGGCCCGCAGCCAGGccatgctggggctgggccCCGACGACGATCGCCCTGACAacggcgccgccgcccccggctTCTTCGAGTCCTTCAAG cgggcgctgcggggccgcaGCCCCTCCCTGGAGgccgtggggctgggaccccGCCGGGCCCCCCCACCGCCCTCCCCCAACGCCGCCAACGCCGCCGCCAACGCCGCCGCCGGACCCCCCGACGGCGCCGCGGGGCCCGCCAGC TCGCTGCTGGTGCCCGGGAGCCGGCGGGGACGCCGCGGCAGCGCCATCGGGCTGGGCTCGGTGGAAGAG GCGCTGCTGGTGCCCGGGAAGAGTCCGtcgcggcggcggcccgggccgcTCGGCTCCCGCCGCTCCAGCGCCATCGGTATCGAGAGCATCCAGGAGGCGCCGGCCGGCAG GgacggccccgccgccgcccccgaGGGCGCCTGCTCCGCACACAGCTCCCCCGAGAGCCGCCGGCACCCCGGCAG CAGGGCTGAGAAGCCGGAGCCACCGGATTTCTCCCGCTCCTCCTCCAGCGCCAGCAGCTTTGGCAGTGCCAGCGAGGAGCCCAGCGAGCCGGGCAGG GAGAGCCGCTCGCCCTTGGGGACCCACTGTGACGCCTTCACTGACACCCCCTGGCCGGATgacccccccgggaccccccccaggTAG
- the LOC119144383 gene encoding rap1 GTPase-activating protein 1 isoform X3, whose protein sequence is MAQQRHTIPPPLKTEEDYIPYPSVHEVLGREGPFPLILLPQFGGYWIEGTNHQLSGAPEGPPTPAPGSRARLEGNHTAKIYRKHFLGKEHFNYYSLDPTLGHLVFSLKYDEQEHLHLLLRTRTRTLHDVVPISCLAEFPNVVQMAKLVCEDINVDRFYPVLYPKASRLILAFDEHVLSNHFKFGVIYQKLGQTSEEELFGTTEESPAFAEFLDVLGQRVQLRDFKGFRGGLDVTHGQTGSESVYCHFRDKEIMFHVSTKLPYTEGDAQQLQRKRHIGNDIVAIVFQDENTPFVPDMIASNFLHAFVVVQLEQGGPQGTLYKVSVTARDDVPFFGPPLPDPAVFRKGPEFQEFLLTKLINAEYACYKAEKFAKLEERTRAALLETLHEELQARSQAMLGLGPDDDRPDNGAAAPGFFESFKSLLVPGSRRGRRGSAIGLGSVEEVGTPGTEAPAALPPPPPRCSPVNGDPQALLVPGKSPSRRRPGPLGSRRSSAIGIESIQEAPAGRDGPAAAPEGACSAHSSPESRRHPGRAEKPEPPDFSRSSSSASSFGSASEEPSEPGRESRSPLGTHCDAFTDTPWPDDPPGTPPR, encoded by the exons ATGGCCCAGCAGCGCCACACCATCCCCCCACCACTCAAG ACGGAGGAGGACTACATCCCCTACCCCAGCGTGCATGAG GTGCTGGGCCGAGAGGGGCCGTTTCCCCTCATCCTCCTGCCGCAGTTTGGGGGTTACTGGATCGAGGGCACCAACCACCAGCTAAGCGGGGCACCCGAGGGCCCCCCTACCCCAGCACCCGGCAGCCGGGCAAGGCTTGAGGGCAACCACACGGCCAAGATCTACCGCAAGCACTTTTTGGGCAAG GAGCACTTCAACTACTACTCCCTGGACCCCACTCTGGGCCACCTCGTCTTCTCCCTCAAGTATGATGAGCAGGAGCACCTCCACCTGCTGCTGCG TACCCGCACCCGCACCCTGCATGACGTGGTGCCCATTTCCTGCCTGGCCGAGTTCCCCAACGTGGTGCAGATGGCCAAG ctggtgTGCGAGGATATCAATGTGGATCGGTTCTACCCTGTGCTCTATCCCAAG GCATCCCGCCTCATCCTCGCCTTTGATGAGCACGTGCTCAGCAACCACTTCAAATTTGGGGTCATCTACCAAAAGCTGGGGCAG ACCTCCGAGGAGGAGCTTTTTGGCACCACGGAGGAGAGCCCGGCGTTCGCCGAATTCCTCGACGTCCTGGGTCAACGGGTGCAGCTGCGGGACTTCAAGGG GTTTCGGGGAGGGCTGGATGTGACCCACGGGCAGACGGGCAGCGAGTCGGTGTACTGCCACTTCCGTGACAAGGAGATCATGTTCCACGTCTCCACCAAGCTGCCCTACACCGAGGGGGATGCCCAGCAG ctgcagcgGAAGCGTCATATCGGCAATGACATCGTGGCCATCGTCTTCCAGGACGAGAACACCCCCTTCGTCCCTGACATGATCGCCTCCAACTTCCTCCACGCCTTTGTGgtggtgcagctggagcagggtggCCCCCAGGGCACCCTCTACAAG gtCTCTGTCACCGCCCGTGACGATGTGCCCTTCTTCGGCCCGCCGCTGCCTGACCCTGCTGTCTTCAGGAAG GGCCCAGAGTTCCAGGAGTTCCTGCTGACAAAGCTCATCAACGCCGAGTACGCCTGCTACAAGGCCGAGAAGTTCGCCAAGCTGGAG GAGCGGACGCGGGCGGCGCTGCTGGAGACGCTGCACGAGGAGCTGCAGGCCCGCAGCCAGGccatgctggggctgggccCCGACGACGATCGCCCTGACAacggcgccgccgcccccggctTCTTCGAGTCCTTCAAG TCGCTGCTGGTGCCCGGGAGCCGGCGGGGACGCCGCGGCAGCGCCATCGGGCTGGGCTCGGTGGAAGAGGTGGGTACCCCCGGCACGGaggcccccgccgccctccctcccccccccccccggtgctCCCCGGTTAACGGTGACCCGCAGGCGCTGCTGGTGCCCGGGAAGAGTCCGtcgcggcggcggcccgggccgcTCGGCTCCCGCCGCTCCAGCGCCATCGGTATCGAGAGCATCCAGGAGGCGCCGGCCGGCAG GgacggccccgccgccgcccccgaGGGCGCCTGCTCCGCACACAGCTCCCCCGAGAGCCGCCGGCACCCCGGCAG GGCTGAGAAGCCGGAGCCACCGGATTTCTCCCGCTCCTCCTCCAGCGCCAGCAGCTTTGGCAGTGCCAGCGAGGAGCCCAGCGAGCCGGGCAGG GAGAGCCGCTCGCCCTTGGGGACCCACTGTGACGCCTTCACTGACACCCCCTGGCCGGATgacccccccgggaccccccccaggTAG
- the LOC119144383 gene encoding rap1 GTPase-activating protein 1 isoform X5 produces MAQQRHTIPPPLKTEEDYIPYPSVHEVLGREGPFPLILLPQFGGYWIEGTNHQLSGAPEGPPTPAPGSRARLEGNHTAKIYRKHFLGKEHFNYYSLDPTLGHLVFSLKYDEQEHLHLLLRTRTRTLHDVVPISCLAEFPNVVQMAKLVCEDINVDRFYPVLYPKASRLILAFDEHVLSNHFKFGVIYQKLGQTSEEELFGTTEESPAFAEFLDVLGQRVQLRDFKGFRGGLDVTHGQTGSESVYCHFRDKEIMFHVSTKLPYTEGDAQQLQRKRHIGNDIVAIVFQDENTPFVPDMIASNFLHAFVVVQLEQGGPQGTLYKVSVTARDDVPFFGPPLPDPAVFRKGPEFQEFLLTKLINAEYACYKAEKFAKLEERTRAALLETLHEELQARSQAMLGLGPDDDRPDNGAAAPGFFESFKRALRGRSPSLEAVGLGPRRAPPPPSPNAANAAANAAAGPPDGAAGPASSLLVPGSRRGRRGSAIGLGSVEEALLVPGKSPSRRRPGPLGSRRSSAIGIESIQEAPAGRAEKPEPPDFSRSSSSASSFGSASEEPSEPGRESRSPLGTHCDAFTDTPWPDDPPGTPPR; encoded by the exons ATGGCCCAGCAGCGCCACACCATCCCCCCACCACTCAAG ACGGAGGAGGACTACATCCCCTACCCCAGCGTGCATGAG GTGCTGGGCCGAGAGGGGCCGTTTCCCCTCATCCTCCTGCCGCAGTTTGGGGGTTACTGGATCGAGGGCACCAACCACCAGCTAAGCGGGGCACCCGAGGGCCCCCCTACCCCAGCACCCGGCAGCCGGGCAAGGCTTGAGGGCAACCACACGGCCAAGATCTACCGCAAGCACTTTTTGGGCAAG GAGCACTTCAACTACTACTCCCTGGACCCCACTCTGGGCCACCTCGTCTTCTCCCTCAAGTATGATGAGCAGGAGCACCTCCACCTGCTGCTGCG TACCCGCACCCGCACCCTGCATGACGTGGTGCCCATTTCCTGCCTGGCCGAGTTCCCCAACGTGGTGCAGATGGCCAAG ctggtgTGCGAGGATATCAATGTGGATCGGTTCTACCCTGTGCTCTATCCCAAG GCATCCCGCCTCATCCTCGCCTTTGATGAGCACGTGCTCAGCAACCACTTCAAATTTGGGGTCATCTACCAAAAGCTGGGGCAG ACCTCCGAGGAGGAGCTTTTTGGCACCACGGAGGAGAGCCCGGCGTTCGCCGAATTCCTCGACGTCCTGGGTCAACGGGTGCAGCTGCGGGACTTCAAGGG GTTTCGGGGAGGGCTGGATGTGACCCACGGGCAGACGGGCAGCGAGTCGGTGTACTGCCACTTCCGTGACAAGGAGATCATGTTCCACGTCTCCACCAAGCTGCCCTACACCGAGGGGGATGCCCAGCAG ctgcagcgGAAGCGTCATATCGGCAATGACATCGTGGCCATCGTCTTCCAGGACGAGAACACCCCCTTCGTCCCTGACATGATCGCCTCCAACTTCCTCCACGCCTTTGTGgtggtgcagctggagcagggtggCCCCCAGGGCACCCTCTACAAG gtCTCTGTCACCGCCCGTGACGATGTGCCCTTCTTCGGCCCGCCGCTGCCTGACCCTGCTGTCTTCAGGAAG GGCCCAGAGTTCCAGGAGTTCCTGCTGACAAAGCTCATCAACGCCGAGTACGCCTGCTACAAGGCCGAGAAGTTCGCCAAGCTGGAG GAGCGGACGCGGGCGGCGCTGCTGGAGACGCTGCACGAGGAGCTGCAGGCCCGCAGCCAGGccatgctggggctgggccCCGACGACGATCGCCCTGACAacggcgccgccgcccccggctTCTTCGAGTCCTTCAAG cgggcgctgcggggccgcaGCCCCTCCCTGGAGgccgtggggctgggaccccGCCGGGCCCCCCCACCGCCCTCCCCCAACGCCGCCAACGCCGCCGCCAACGCCGCCGCCGGACCCCCCGACGGCGCCGCGGGGCCCGCCAGC TCGCTGCTGGTGCCCGGGAGCCGGCGGGGACGCCGCGGCAGCGCCATCGGGCTGGGCTCGGTGGAAGAG GCGCTGCTGGTGCCCGGGAAGAGTCCGtcgcggcggcggcccgggccgcTCGGCTCCCGCCGCTCCAGCGCCATCGGTATCGAGAGCATCCAGGAGGCGCCGGCCGGCAG GGCTGAGAAGCCGGAGCCACCGGATTTCTCCCGCTCCTCCTCCAGCGCCAGCAGCTTTGGCAGTGCCAGCGAGGAGCCCAGCGAGCCGGGCAGG GAGAGCCGCTCGCCCTTGGGGACCCACTGTGACGCCTTCACTGACACCCCCTGGCCGGATgacccccccgggaccccccccaggTAG
- the LOC119144383 gene encoding rap1 GTPase-activating protein 1 isoform X6, translating into MAQQRHTIPPPLKTEEDYIPYPSVHEVLGREGPFPLILLPQFGGYWIEGTNHQLSGAPEGPPTPAPGSRARLEGNHTAKIYRKHFLGKEHFNYYSLDPTLGHLVFSLKYDEQEHLHLLLRTRTRTLHDVVPISCLAEFPNVVQMAKLVCEDINVDRFYPVLYPKASRLILAFDEHVLSNHFKFGVIYQKLGQTSEEELFGTTEESPAFAEFLDVLGQRVQLRDFKGFRGGLDVTHGQTGSESVYCHFRDKEIMFHVSTKLPYTEGDAQQLQRKRHIGNDIVAIVFQDENTPFVPDMIASNFLHAFVVVQLEQGGPQGTLYKVSVTARDDVPFFGPPLPDPAVFRKGPEFQEFLLTKLINAEYACYKAEKFAKLEERTRAALLETLHEELQARSQAMLGLGPDDDRPDNGAAAPGFFESFKSLLVPGSRRGRRGSAIGLGSVEEALLVPGKSPSRRRPGPLGSRRSSAIGIESIQEAPAGRDGPAAAPEGACSAHSSPESRRHPGSRAEKPEPPDFSRSSSSASSFGSASEEPSEPGRESRSPLGTHCDAFTDTPWPDDPPGTPPR; encoded by the exons ATGGCCCAGCAGCGCCACACCATCCCCCCACCACTCAAG ACGGAGGAGGACTACATCCCCTACCCCAGCGTGCATGAG GTGCTGGGCCGAGAGGGGCCGTTTCCCCTCATCCTCCTGCCGCAGTTTGGGGGTTACTGGATCGAGGGCACCAACCACCAGCTAAGCGGGGCACCCGAGGGCCCCCCTACCCCAGCACCCGGCAGCCGGGCAAGGCTTGAGGGCAACCACACGGCCAAGATCTACCGCAAGCACTTTTTGGGCAAG GAGCACTTCAACTACTACTCCCTGGACCCCACTCTGGGCCACCTCGTCTTCTCCCTCAAGTATGATGAGCAGGAGCACCTCCACCTGCTGCTGCG TACCCGCACCCGCACCCTGCATGACGTGGTGCCCATTTCCTGCCTGGCCGAGTTCCCCAACGTGGTGCAGATGGCCAAG ctggtgTGCGAGGATATCAATGTGGATCGGTTCTACCCTGTGCTCTATCCCAAG GCATCCCGCCTCATCCTCGCCTTTGATGAGCACGTGCTCAGCAACCACTTCAAATTTGGGGTCATCTACCAAAAGCTGGGGCAG ACCTCCGAGGAGGAGCTTTTTGGCACCACGGAGGAGAGCCCGGCGTTCGCCGAATTCCTCGACGTCCTGGGTCAACGGGTGCAGCTGCGGGACTTCAAGGG GTTTCGGGGAGGGCTGGATGTGACCCACGGGCAGACGGGCAGCGAGTCGGTGTACTGCCACTTCCGTGACAAGGAGATCATGTTCCACGTCTCCACCAAGCTGCCCTACACCGAGGGGGATGCCCAGCAG ctgcagcgGAAGCGTCATATCGGCAATGACATCGTGGCCATCGTCTTCCAGGACGAGAACACCCCCTTCGTCCCTGACATGATCGCCTCCAACTTCCTCCACGCCTTTGTGgtggtgcagctggagcagggtggCCCCCAGGGCACCCTCTACAAG gtCTCTGTCACCGCCCGTGACGATGTGCCCTTCTTCGGCCCGCCGCTGCCTGACCCTGCTGTCTTCAGGAAG GGCCCAGAGTTCCAGGAGTTCCTGCTGACAAAGCTCATCAACGCCGAGTACGCCTGCTACAAGGCCGAGAAGTTCGCCAAGCTGGAG GAGCGGACGCGGGCGGCGCTGCTGGAGACGCTGCACGAGGAGCTGCAGGCCCGCAGCCAGGccatgctggggctgggccCCGACGACGATCGCCCTGACAacggcgccgccgcccccggctTCTTCGAGTCCTTCAAG TCGCTGCTGGTGCCCGGGAGCCGGCGGGGACGCCGCGGCAGCGCCATCGGGCTGGGCTCGGTGGAAGAG GCGCTGCTGGTGCCCGGGAAGAGTCCGtcgcggcggcggcccgggccgcTCGGCTCCCGCCGCTCCAGCGCCATCGGTATCGAGAGCATCCAGGAGGCGCCGGCCGGCAG GgacggccccgccgccgcccccgaGGGCGCCTGCTCCGCACACAGCTCCCCCGAGAGCCGCCGGCACCCCGGCAG CAGGGCTGAGAAGCCGGAGCCACCGGATTTCTCCCGCTCCTCCTCCAGCGCCAGCAGCTTTGGCAGTGCCAGCGAGGAGCCCAGCGAGCCGGGCAGG GAGAGCCGCTCGCCCTTGGGGACCCACTGTGACGCCTTCACTGACACCCCCTGGCCGGATgacccccccgggaccccccccaggTAG
- the LOC119144383 gene encoding rap1 GTPase-activating protein 1 isoform X4 has translation MAQQRHTIPPPLKTEEDYIPYPSVHEVLGREGPFPLILLPQFGGYWIEGTNHQLSGAPEGPPTPAPGSRARLEGNHTAKIYRKHFLGKEHFNYYSLDPTLGHLVFSLKYDEQEHLHLLLRTRTRTLHDVVPISCLAEFPNVVQMAKLVCEDINVDRFYPVLYPKASRLILAFDEHVLSNHFKFGVIYQKLGQTSEEELFGTTEESPAFAEFLDVLGQRVQLRDFKGFRGGLDVTHGQTGSESVYCHFRDKEIMFHVSTKLPYTEGDAQQLQRKRHIGNDIVAIVFQDENTPFVPDMIASNFLHAFVVVQLEQGGPQGTLYKVSVTARDDVPFFGPPLPDPAVFRKGPEFQEFLLTKLINAEYACYKAEKFAKLEERTRAALLETLHEELQARSQAMLGLGPDDDRPDNGAAAPGFFESFKRALRGRSPSLEAVGLGPRRAPPPPSPNAANAAANAAAGPPDGAAGPASSLLVPGSRRGRRGSAIGLGSVEEALLVPGKSPSRRRPGPLGSRRSSAIGIESIQEAPAGSRAEKPEPPDFSRSSSSASSFGSASEEPSEPGRESRSPLGTHCDAFTDTPWPDDPPGTPPR, from the exons ATGGCCCAGCAGCGCCACACCATCCCCCCACCACTCAAG ACGGAGGAGGACTACATCCCCTACCCCAGCGTGCATGAG GTGCTGGGCCGAGAGGGGCCGTTTCCCCTCATCCTCCTGCCGCAGTTTGGGGGTTACTGGATCGAGGGCACCAACCACCAGCTAAGCGGGGCACCCGAGGGCCCCCCTACCCCAGCACCCGGCAGCCGGGCAAGGCTTGAGGGCAACCACACGGCCAAGATCTACCGCAAGCACTTTTTGGGCAAG GAGCACTTCAACTACTACTCCCTGGACCCCACTCTGGGCCACCTCGTCTTCTCCCTCAAGTATGATGAGCAGGAGCACCTCCACCTGCTGCTGCG TACCCGCACCCGCACCCTGCATGACGTGGTGCCCATTTCCTGCCTGGCCGAGTTCCCCAACGTGGTGCAGATGGCCAAG ctggtgTGCGAGGATATCAATGTGGATCGGTTCTACCCTGTGCTCTATCCCAAG GCATCCCGCCTCATCCTCGCCTTTGATGAGCACGTGCTCAGCAACCACTTCAAATTTGGGGTCATCTACCAAAAGCTGGGGCAG ACCTCCGAGGAGGAGCTTTTTGGCACCACGGAGGAGAGCCCGGCGTTCGCCGAATTCCTCGACGTCCTGGGTCAACGGGTGCAGCTGCGGGACTTCAAGGG GTTTCGGGGAGGGCTGGATGTGACCCACGGGCAGACGGGCAGCGAGTCGGTGTACTGCCACTTCCGTGACAAGGAGATCATGTTCCACGTCTCCACCAAGCTGCCCTACACCGAGGGGGATGCCCAGCAG ctgcagcgGAAGCGTCATATCGGCAATGACATCGTGGCCATCGTCTTCCAGGACGAGAACACCCCCTTCGTCCCTGACATGATCGCCTCCAACTTCCTCCACGCCTTTGTGgtggtgcagctggagcagggtggCCCCCAGGGCACCCTCTACAAG gtCTCTGTCACCGCCCGTGACGATGTGCCCTTCTTCGGCCCGCCGCTGCCTGACCCTGCTGTCTTCAGGAAG GGCCCAGAGTTCCAGGAGTTCCTGCTGACAAAGCTCATCAACGCCGAGTACGCCTGCTACAAGGCCGAGAAGTTCGCCAAGCTGGAG GAGCGGACGCGGGCGGCGCTGCTGGAGACGCTGCACGAGGAGCTGCAGGCCCGCAGCCAGGccatgctggggctgggccCCGACGACGATCGCCCTGACAacggcgccgccgcccccggctTCTTCGAGTCCTTCAAG cgggcgctgcggggccgcaGCCCCTCCCTGGAGgccgtggggctgggaccccGCCGGGCCCCCCCACCGCCCTCCCCCAACGCCGCCAACGCCGCCGCCAACGCCGCCGCCGGACCCCCCGACGGCGCCGCGGGGCCCGCCAGC TCGCTGCTGGTGCCCGGGAGCCGGCGGGGACGCCGCGGCAGCGCCATCGGGCTGGGCTCGGTGGAAGAG GCGCTGCTGGTGCCCGGGAAGAGTCCGtcgcggcggcggcccgggccgcTCGGCTCCCGCCGCTCCAGCGCCATCGGTATCGAGAGCATCCAGGAGGCGCCGGCCGGCAG CAGGGCTGAGAAGCCGGAGCCACCGGATTTCTCCCGCTCCTCCTCCAGCGCCAGCAGCTTTGGCAGTGCCAGCGAGGAGCCCAGCGAGCCGGGCAGG GAGAGCCGCTCGCCCTTGGGGACCCACTGTGACGCCTTCACTGACACCCCCTGGCCGGATgacccccccgggaccccccccaggTAG
- the LOC119144383 gene encoding rap1 GTPase-activating protein 1 isoform X2, with product MAQQRHTIPPPLKTEEDYIPYPSVHEVLGREGPFPLILLPQFGGYWIEGTNHQLSGAPEGPPTPAPGSRARLEGNHTAKIYRKHFLGKEHFNYYSLDPTLGHLVFSLKYDEQEHLHLLLRTRTRTLHDVVPISCLAEFPNVVQMAKLVCEDINVDRFYPVLYPKASRLILAFDEHVLSNHFKFGVIYQKLGQTSEEELFGTTEESPAFAEFLDVLGQRVQLRDFKGFRGGLDVTHGQTGSESVYCHFRDKEIMFHVSTKLPYTEGDAQQLQRKRHIGNDIVAIVFQDENTPFVPDMIASNFLHAFVVVQLEQGGPQGTLYKVSVTARDDVPFFGPPLPDPAVFRKGPEFQEFLLTKLINAEYACYKAEKFAKLEERTRAALLETLHEELQARSQAMLGLGPDDDRPDNGAAAPGFFESFKRALRGRSPSLEAVGLGPRRAPPPPSPNAANAAANAAAGPPDGAAGPASSLLVPGSRRGRRGSAIGLGSVEEALLVPGKSPSRRRPGPLGSRRSSAIGIESIQEAPAGRDGPAAAPEGACSAHSSPESRRHPGRAEKPEPPDFSRSSSSASSFGSASEEPSEPGRESRSPLGTHCDAFTDTPWPDDPPGTPPR from the exons ATGGCCCAGCAGCGCCACACCATCCCCCCACCACTCAAG ACGGAGGAGGACTACATCCCCTACCCCAGCGTGCATGAG GTGCTGGGCCGAGAGGGGCCGTTTCCCCTCATCCTCCTGCCGCAGTTTGGGGGTTACTGGATCGAGGGCACCAACCACCAGCTAAGCGGGGCACCCGAGGGCCCCCCTACCCCAGCACCCGGCAGCCGGGCAAGGCTTGAGGGCAACCACACGGCCAAGATCTACCGCAAGCACTTTTTGGGCAAG GAGCACTTCAACTACTACTCCCTGGACCCCACTCTGGGCCACCTCGTCTTCTCCCTCAAGTATGATGAGCAGGAGCACCTCCACCTGCTGCTGCG TACCCGCACCCGCACCCTGCATGACGTGGTGCCCATTTCCTGCCTGGCCGAGTTCCCCAACGTGGTGCAGATGGCCAAG ctggtgTGCGAGGATATCAATGTGGATCGGTTCTACCCTGTGCTCTATCCCAAG GCATCCCGCCTCATCCTCGCCTTTGATGAGCACGTGCTCAGCAACCACTTCAAATTTGGGGTCATCTACCAAAAGCTGGGGCAG ACCTCCGAGGAGGAGCTTTTTGGCACCACGGAGGAGAGCCCGGCGTTCGCCGAATTCCTCGACGTCCTGGGTCAACGGGTGCAGCTGCGGGACTTCAAGGG GTTTCGGGGAGGGCTGGATGTGACCCACGGGCAGACGGGCAGCGAGTCGGTGTACTGCCACTTCCGTGACAAGGAGATCATGTTCCACGTCTCCACCAAGCTGCCCTACACCGAGGGGGATGCCCAGCAG ctgcagcgGAAGCGTCATATCGGCAATGACATCGTGGCCATCGTCTTCCAGGACGAGAACACCCCCTTCGTCCCTGACATGATCGCCTCCAACTTCCTCCACGCCTTTGTGgtggtgcagctggagcagggtggCCCCCAGGGCACCCTCTACAAG gtCTCTGTCACCGCCCGTGACGATGTGCCCTTCTTCGGCCCGCCGCTGCCTGACCCTGCTGTCTTCAGGAAG GGCCCAGAGTTCCAGGAGTTCCTGCTGACAAAGCTCATCAACGCCGAGTACGCCTGCTACAAGGCCGAGAAGTTCGCCAAGCTGGAG GAGCGGACGCGGGCGGCGCTGCTGGAGACGCTGCACGAGGAGCTGCAGGCCCGCAGCCAGGccatgctggggctgggccCCGACGACGATCGCCCTGACAacggcgccgccgcccccggctTCTTCGAGTCCTTCAAG cgggcgctgcggggccgcaGCCCCTCCCTGGAGgccgtggggctgggaccccGCCGGGCCCCCCCACCGCCCTCCCCCAACGCCGCCAACGCCGCCGCCAACGCCGCCGCCGGACCCCCCGACGGCGCCGCGGGGCCCGCCAGC TCGCTGCTGGTGCCCGGGAGCCGGCGGGGACGCCGCGGCAGCGCCATCGGGCTGGGCTCGGTGGAAGAG GCGCTGCTGGTGCCCGGGAAGAGTCCGtcgcggcggcggcccgggccgcTCGGCTCCCGCCGCTCCAGCGCCATCGGTATCGAGAGCATCCAGGAGGCGCCGGCCGGCAG GgacggccccgccgccgcccccgaGGGCGCCTGCTCCGCACACAGCTCCCCCGAGAGCCGCCGGCACCCCGGCAG GGCTGAGAAGCCGGAGCCACCGGATTTCTCCCGCTCCTCCTCCAGCGCCAGCAGCTTTGGCAGTGCCAGCGAGGAGCCCAGCGAGCCGGGCAGG GAGAGCCGCTCGCCCTTGGGGACCCACTGTGACGCCTTCACTGACACCCCCTGGCCGGATgacccccccgggaccccccccaggTAG